Proteins encoded within one genomic window of Cellulomonas flavigena DSM 20109:
- a CDS encoding NADH-quinone oxidoreductase subunit D, whose amino-acid sequence MTTSQTPHATRPVSQDETQGVPSFEASGGDWSEIAEEAARLGEERIVVNMGPQHPSTHGVLRLMLEIDGETVTEARAGIGYLHTGIEKNMEFRTWTQGVTFCTRMDYVAPLFQEAAYCLAVEKLLGITDDVPERASVIRVLMMELNRISSHLVFLATGGNELGATTIMILGFTAREEILKIFEMVSGLRMNHAYIRPGGVAQDVPPGAIDQVREAMTKVRGYFTQLEDLMLANPILQARMKEVGVLSLAAAMSLGVTGPLLRATGLPYDVRKTDPYCGYETYDFDVPTQEASDSWARLIVRIEECYQSMRIVEQCLERLATPGPVMVADKKVAWPAQLAIGTDGMGNSLDHIKEIMGTSMEALIHHFKLVTEGFRVPAGQVFQTVEHPRGELGVHLVSDGGTKPYRAHFRDPSFNNLQAVSMMCEGGQVADVVVAVASIDPVLGGVDR is encoded by the coding sequence ATGACCACCTCGCAGACCCCTCACGCGACCCGGCCCGTCTCCCAGGACGAGACGCAGGGCGTGCCCTCGTTCGAGGCCTCCGGCGGCGACTGGTCGGAGATCGCCGAGGAGGCCGCACGCCTCGGCGAGGAGCGCATCGTCGTCAACATGGGCCCCCAGCACCCGTCGACCCACGGCGTGCTGCGGCTCATGCTCGAGATCGACGGCGAGACCGTCACCGAGGCCCGTGCCGGTATCGGCTACCTGCACACGGGCATCGAAAAGAACATGGAGTTCCGCACCTGGACCCAGGGCGTGACCTTCTGCACCCGCATGGACTACGTCGCCCCCCTGTTCCAGGAGGCGGCCTACTGCCTCGCGGTCGAGAAGCTCCTGGGCATCACGGACGACGTCCCGGAGCGCGCCAGCGTCATCCGTGTGCTGATGATGGAGCTCAACCGCATCTCGTCCCACCTGGTCTTCCTCGCCACGGGCGGCAACGAGCTCGGCGCGACGACGATCATGATCCTCGGCTTCACGGCCCGCGAGGAGATCCTCAAGATCTTCGAGATGGTCTCCGGGCTACGCATGAACCATGCGTACATCCGCCCCGGCGGCGTCGCGCAGGACGTGCCCCCCGGCGCCATCGACCAGGTGCGCGAGGCGATGACCAAGGTCCGCGGCTACTTCACGCAGCTCGAGGACCTCATGCTCGCCAACCCGATCCTGCAGGCGCGCATGAAGGAGGTCGGCGTCCTCAGCCTCGCCGCCGCCATGTCGCTGGGCGTCACCGGCCCCCTGCTGCGCGCGACGGGCCTGCCGTACGACGTCCGCAAGACGGACCCGTACTGCGGTTACGAGACGTACGACTTCGACGTGCCGACGCAGGAGGCCTCGGACTCCTGGGCGCGCCTGATCGTGCGCATCGAGGAGTGCTACCAGTCGATGCGGATCGTCGAGCAGTGCCTCGAGCGGCTCGCGACGCCCGGGCCGGTCATGGTCGCGGACAAGAAGGTCGCATGGCCCGCGCAGCTCGCCATCGGCACGGACGGCATGGGCAACTCGCTCGACCACATCAAGGAGATCATGGGCACCTCGATGGAGGCCCTGATCCACCACTTCAAGCTCGTCACCGAGGGCTTCCGCGTGCCGGCCGGCCAGGTGTTCCAGACCGTCGAGCACCCGCGCGGCGAGCTGGGCGTGCACCTGGTGTCCGACGGCGGCACCAAGCCGTACCGGGCGCACTTCCGCGACCCGTCGTTCAACAACCTGCAGGCCGTCTCGATGATGTGCGAGGGCGGGCAGGTCGCCGACGTCGTCGTCGCCGTCGCGTCGATCGACCCGGTGCTGGGAGGGGTGGACCGCTGA
- a CDS encoding NADH-quinone oxidoreductase subunit C: MSDEKTTPPEGGPEKGTKPEAVGTPREDATTPGADRPVEGDKATAEKADASAAVKPGEPAPAGTQRTSAAALEAGSQNVPAGVEPGARTPLDVVDVRTGLFGVSGTGDTSGFGGLVRTIAMPGPSERPYGGWFDEVVDILTEVLDESGTGFANAVESVVVDRGELTLNVAREHLVEVVQQLRDDPDLRFELSLGVSGVHFPHDAGRELHAVYQIVSVTHGRRLRLEVAVPEGDPHVPSTTAVYPANDWHERETWDFFGIVFDGHPGLARIQMPDDWPGHPQRKDYPLGGIPVEYKGATIPPPDQRRSYS; encoded by the coding sequence ATGAGCGACGAGAAGACCACCCCGCCCGAGGGTGGGCCGGAGAAGGGCACGAAGCCCGAGGCCGTCGGCACGCCCCGCGAGGACGCGACGACGCCCGGTGCCGACCGACCGGTCGAGGGCGACAAGGCGACCGCCGAGAAGGCCGACGCGTCGGCCGCCGTCAAGCCCGGCGAGCCCGCCCCCGCGGGGACGCAGCGCACGAGCGCCGCCGCTCTCGAGGCCGGCTCCCAGAACGTGCCCGCCGGTGTCGAGCCGGGCGCCCGCACGCCGCTCGACGTCGTCGACGTCCGCACCGGCCTGTTCGGGGTGAGCGGCACGGGCGACACCTCGGGCTTCGGCGGTCTCGTCCGCACGATCGCGATGCCCGGGCCGAGCGAGCGGCCCTACGGCGGCTGGTTCGACGAGGTCGTCGACATCCTCACCGAGGTGCTCGACGAGTCCGGCACGGGCTTCGCGAACGCCGTCGAGTCGGTCGTCGTCGACCGCGGCGAGCTCACGCTGAACGTCGCACGCGAGCACCTGGTCGAGGTCGTGCAGCAGCTCCGGGACGACCCCGACCTGCGGTTCGAGCTGTCGCTCGGCGTCTCCGGCGTGCACTTCCCGCACGACGCGGGACGCGAGCTGCACGCCGTCTACCAGATCGTCTCGGTGACGCACGGCCGCCGTCTGCGGCTCGAGGTCGCCGTCCCCGAGGGCGACCCGCACGTCCCGTCGACGACGGCGGTGTACCCCGCCAACGACTGGCACGAGCGCGAGACCTGGGACTTCTTCGGGATCGTGTTCGACGGGCACCCCGGCCTCGCGCGCATCCAGATGCCCGACGACTGGCCGGGCCACCCGCAGCGCAAGGACTACCCCCTCGGCGGGATCCCGGTCGAGTACAAGGGCGCGACCATCCCGCCCCCGGACCAGCGGAGGTCGTACAGCTGA
- a CDS encoding NuoB/complex I 20 kDa subunit family protein, with amino-acid sequence MGIEEAPSGFLLTTVEDLVGYFRKASLWPVTFGLACCAIEMMAAGTSRYDISRLGMEVFRASPRQSDLMIVAGRVSQKMAPIVRQVYDQMAGPKWVLSMGVCASSGGMFNNYAIVQGVDHIVPVDIYLPGCPPRPEMLLHAILALHQQIQDEPLGVNRQEAARKAQEAAMAATPTSHMTGLLR; translated from the coding sequence ATGGGGATCGAGGAAGCGCCCTCGGGCTTCCTGCTGACGACGGTCGAGGACCTCGTCGGGTACTTCCGCAAGGCCTCGCTGTGGCCCGTGACCTTCGGGCTCGCGTGCTGCGCGATCGAGATGATGGCGGCCGGCACCAGCCGGTACGACATCTCGCGCCTCGGCATGGAGGTCTTCCGCGCGTCGCCGCGCCAGTCCGACCTCATGATCGTCGCCGGGCGTGTGAGCCAGAAGATGGCCCCGATCGTCCGCCAGGTCTACGACCAGATGGCCGGGCCGAAGTGGGTGCTGTCGATGGGCGTGTGCGCGTCCTCCGGCGGCATGTTCAACAACTACGCGATCGTGCAGGGTGTCGACCACATCGTCCCGGTCGACATCTACCTGCCCGGCTGCCCCCCGCGCCCCGAGATGCTGCTGCACGCGATCCTCGCGCTGCACCAGCAGATCCAGGACGAGCCCCTCGGCGTCAACCGCCAGGAGGCCGCCCGCAAGGCGCAGGAGGCCGCGATGGCCGCGACCCCGACGTCGCACATGACGGGACTGCTGCGATGA
- a CDS encoding NADH-quinone oxidoreductase subunit A, whose amino-acid sequence MSNPYVPLLVMIGIAAVLALGGVGASAILGPKRYNRAKLEAYECGIEPTPHAIGGGRFPIKYYLVAMTFIVFDIEVVFLYPWAVGFAELATFGLVAMMVFLLIITVPFAYEWKRGGLEWD is encoded by the coding sequence ATGAGCAACCCGTACGTCCCGCTCCTGGTGATGATCGGGATCGCGGCCGTCCTCGCCCTCGGTGGCGTCGGCGCGAGCGCGATCCTCGGGCCCAAGCGCTACAACCGCGCCAAGCTCGAGGCCTACGAGTGCGGCATCGAGCCCACGCCGCACGCGATCGGCGGCGGGCGCTTCCCGATCAAGTACTACCTGGTGGCGATGACCTTCATCGTCTTCGACATCGAGGTCGTCTTCCTCTACCCGTGGGCCGTCGGCTTCGCGGAGCTCGCGACGTTCGGCCTCGTGGCGATGATGGTGTTCCTGCTGATCATCACGGTCCCGTTCGCGTACGAGTGGAAGCGCGGCGGCCTGGAGTGGGACTGA
- a CDS encoding geranylgeranyl reductase family protein has product MVAAVDDADVIVVGAGPAGASTAFHCAAAGLDVLLLEKATFPRDKICGDGLTPRAVAELVRMGVPTREQDGWIRNRGLRVIGGGHRLELPWPELSSYPSYGLARARTSFDQTLAEHARAAGAKLLESTSVVAPVRDERTARVVGVRARAVARDGRRTVDAGDEVEYRAPVVVAADGVSARLATAVGRTKRDDRPMGVAVRTYFRTPRHDDPWMESHLELWDGAPGRSNLMPGYGWIFSLGDGTANVGLGSVSSTAAATKVDYKDLFARWMANAPAEWEFTPENQVAPVRGAALPMGFNRGPLYADGLLLAGDAAGMVSPFNGEGIAYGLQAGRVAADAIAQALARGSAAGRERALASYQQRMKDDLGGYYTLGRVFVRLIEHPQVMRLCTRYGLPRPLLMKFVLKLLSDCYEPRGGDLVDRVISGLARLAPDA; this is encoded by the coding sequence GTGGTCGCAGCGGTCGATGACGCGGACGTCATCGTCGTCGGCGCCGGCCCTGCCGGAGCGTCCACGGCCTTCCACTGCGCGGCCGCCGGGCTCGACGTGCTGCTGCTGGAGAAGGCCACCTTCCCGCGCGACAAGATCTGCGGCGACGGCCTGACGCCGCGCGCGGTCGCCGAGCTCGTGCGCATGGGCGTGCCGACGCGCGAGCAGGACGGCTGGATCCGCAACCGCGGCCTGCGGGTCATCGGCGGCGGGCACCGCCTCGAGCTGCCGTGGCCCGAGCTGTCGAGCTATCCCTCCTACGGCCTGGCCCGCGCCCGTACGTCCTTCGACCAGACGCTCGCCGAGCACGCCCGCGCGGCCGGGGCGAAGCTCCTCGAGAGCACGTCCGTCGTCGCACCGGTGCGTGACGAGCGCACCGCACGCGTCGTCGGCGTCCGCGCCCGGGCCGTCGCGCGCGACGGCCGCCGCACGGTCGACGCGGGCGACGAGGTCGAGTACCGCGCCCCCGTCGTCGTCGCGGCCGACGGCGTCTCCGCGCGCCTGGCGACCGCGGTCGGGCGTACCAAGCGTGACGACCGTCCGATGGGTGTCGCCGTGCGGACCTACTTCCGCACGCCGCGCCACGACGACCCGTGGATGGAGTCGCACCTCGAGCTGTGGGACGGCGCCCCCGGGCGGTCCAACCTCATGCCCGGCTACGGCTGGATCTTCTCCCTCGGGGACGGCACGGCCAACGTCGGGCTCGGCTCGGTCAGCTCGACGGCCGCTGCCACCAAGGTCGACTACAAGGACCTCTTCGCGCGCTGGATGGCGAACGCCCCGGCCGAGTGGGAGTTCACGCCCGAGAACCAGGTGGCCCCCGTGCGCGGCGCCGCCCTGCCCATGGGCTTCAACCGCGGTCCGCTGTACGCCGACGGGCTGCTGCTCGCGGGCGACGCGGCCGGCATGGTGAGCCCGTTCAACGGCGAGGGCATCGCGTACGGCCTGCAGGCCGGGCGGGTCGCGGCGGACGCGATCGCGCAGGCCCTGGCGCGCGGCTCGGCCGCCGGACGCGAGCGCGCGCTCGCGTCCTACCAGCAGCGCATGAAGGACGACCTCGGCGGGTACTACACGCTCGGCCGGGTGTTCGTGCGGCTCATCGAGCACCCGCAGGTGATGCGGCTGTGCACCCGGTACGGGCTGCCCCGGCCGCTGCTCATGAAGTTCGTCCTCAAGCTGCTGTCCGACTGCTACGAACCGCGCGGCGGCGATCTCGTCGACCGCGTCATCTCCGGGCTCGCACGGTTGGCGCCGGACGCATGA
- a CDS encoding demethylmenaquinone methyltransferase, which yields MPRAALDKDPRDVAAMFDAVAHRYDVTNDVISLGQDRTWRRATLAALDARRGETVLDLAAGTGTSSEPLADAGVHVVPCDLSTGMLRVGRRRRPDLPFVAGDALHLPFADESFDAVTMSFGLRNVNDVDAALRELLRVTKPGGRLVVCEFSRPTFAPFRTVYTNYLMRALPPVARAVSKEPDAYVYLAESIREWPGQRELGLMVRDAGWDKVAFRNLSGGIVALHRAHRP from the coding sequence ATGCCTCGCGCCGCCCTCGACAAGGACCCCCGCGACGTCGCCGCCATGTTCGACGCCGTCGCGCACCGGTACGACGTGACGAACGACGTCATCTCGCTGGGGCAGGACCGTACCTGGCGCAGGGCCACCCTGGCCGCCCTCGACGCGCGGCGCGGGGAGACCGTGCTCGACCTCGCGGCCGGGACCGGCACGTCGAGCGAGCCGCTCGCGGACGCGGGCGTGCACGTCGTGCCGTGCGACCTGTCGACGGGCATGCTGCGCGTCGGTCGCCGTCGCCGGCCGGACCTGCCGTTCGTCGCGGGCGACGCGCTGCACCTGCCGTTCGCGGACGAGTCGTTCGACGCCGTGACGATGTCGTTCGGGCTGCGCAACGTCAACGACGTCGACGCGGCGCTGCGCGAGCTGCTGCGGGTGACCAAGCCCGGCGGCCGCCTCGTCGTGTGCGAGTTCTCGCGCCCGACGTTCGCACCGTTCCGCACCGTCTACACCAACTACCTCATGCGGGCGCTGCCTCCCGTCGCGCGCGCGGTCTCCAAGGAGCCCGACGCGTACGTGTACCTCGCCGAGTCGATCCGCGAGTGGCCCGGGCAGCGCGAGCTCGGCCTCATGGTGCGCGACGCGGGCTGGGACAAGGTCGCGTTCCGGAACCTCTCGGGCGGGATCGTCGCGCTGCACCGCGCGCACCGGCCCTGA
- a CDS encoding TRM11 family SAM-dependent methyltransferase has protein sequence MPQYAILVQPSANRVYSQHAARLVRHELLALDALLLDGRAGAHGGPVERTMGGVPYLVLEADLSPDDLRVLANLSSLFALFELRDDGALLPLDAPRLDRYDDDLLTILKYVGKTNEQLTRLLLNLTAAAATTREQFLGRRVRVLDPMCGRGTTLNQALMYGWDASGVDVDRRDVEAYTAFLDRWLQDKRLKHRSKSTRVRVDGRTLGRRTTFELAADKEAYRAGDVQTVEVTQGDTLDVGRMYRPGSFDVVVADAPYGIQHGSVTGPRTPSRSPRDLLADAVPVWTGVLRRGGALGLSWNTRVLPRTDLVAMLVDAGLEPLEDAPFLGLAHRVDQAIERDVVVARRPA, from the coding sequence ATGCCGCAGTACGCGATCCTCGTCCAGCCGTCGGCGAACCGGGTGTACTCGCAGCACGCCGCACGTCTCGTGCGCCACGAGCTGCTCGCGCTCGACGCGCTGCTGCTCGACGGCCGCGCGGGCGCGCACGGCGGCCCGGTCGAGCGCACCATGGGCGGCGTCCCGTACCTCGTCCTCGAGGCGGACCTGTCGCCCGACGACCTACGCGTGCTGGCGAACCTGTCCTCGCTGTTCGCGCTGTTCGAGCTCCGCGACGACGGCGCGCTGCTGCCGCTCGACGCCCCGCGGCTCGACCGGTACGACGACGACCTGCTCACGATCCTCAAGTACGTCGGCAAGACGAACGAGCAGCTCACGCGGCTCCTGCTCAACCTCACGGCCGCCGCGGCGACGACCCGCGAGCAGTTCCTCGGGCGCCGTGTGCGCGTGCTCGACCCGATGTGCGGGCGCGGCACGACGCTCAACCAGGCGCTCATGTACGGCTGGGACGCGTCCGGCGTCGACGTCGACCGCCGCGACGTCGAGGCGTACACCGCGTTCCTCGACCGGTGGCTGCAGGACAAGCGGCTCAAGCACCGCTCGAAGAGCACGCGCGTGCGCGTCGACGGCCGCACCCTGGGGCGCCGCACGACGTTCGAGCTCGCCGCCGACAAGGAGGCGTACCGCGCCGGTGACGTGCAGACGGTCGAGGTGACGCAGGGCGACACCCTCGACGTCGGGCGCATGTACCGCCCCGGGTCGTTCGACGTCGTCGTCGCCGACGCGCCGTACGGCATCCAGCACGGGTCGGTGACCGGCCCGCGCACGCCGTCGCGATCGCCGCGCGACCTGCTCGCGGACGCGGTCCCCGTCTGGACGGGCGTGCTGCGGCGCGGCGGCGCGCTGGGCCTGTCGTGGAACACGCGGGTGCTGCCGCGCACCGATCTCGTCGCGATGCTCGTCGACGCGGGCCTCGAACCGCTCGAGGACGCCCCGTTCCTCGGCCTCGCGCACCGCGTCGACCAGGCGATCGAGCGCGACGTCGTCGTCGCGCGCAGACCGGCCTGA
- a CDS encoding isochorismate synthase: protein MSTSPRTPVTGGVPRPLLVRTVPCDLPSGDAPDAADLLDLLGPDAPLAWVRRGDGLVAWGEAVRVEVRGADRFAAAERAWQGVLRHAIVRDEVRLPGTGPVAFGSFAFDDDSPAGGVVVVPRVVVGRRDGRTWLTTVSTAGELGPVPRLCDVVPPRTAPVAPGDVTYTDGAVDAEAWLDVVARGVAAIRAGEVDKVVLARDVHATTEHPLDVRWALHRLADRYRSCWTFSVDGMIGATPELLVRSERGLVTSRVLAGTIRRTGDDDADMGRAAILAHSSKDLEEHEYAVTSVARALAPFCSSSNVPDVPFVLSLPNVLHLASDVTGVLTAPQGDEAHPSSLALAAALHPTAAVCGTPTQAARALISRIEGMDRGRYAGPVGWFGADGDGEWGIALRSAELDPVDPRRLRLFAGCGVVAASDPAAELAESRAKLDPMRHALS, encoded by the coding sequence ATGAGCACGTCGCCCCGCACCCCCGTCACGGGTGGCGTCCCCCGCCCTCTGCTGGTGCGCACCGTGCCGTGCGACCTGCCCTCGGGTGACGCGCCGGACGCCGCCGACCTGCTCGACCTGCTCGGCCCCGACGCGCCGCTCGCGTGGGTGCGGCGCGGCGACGGCCTCGTGGCCTGGGGCGAGGCGGTGCGCGTCGAGGTCCGGGGGGCCGACCGGTTCGCCGCCGCGGAGCGCGCGTGGCAGGGCGTGCTGCGGCACGCGATCGTCCGCGACGAGGTGCGGCTGCCGGGCACCGGGCCCGTGGCGTTCGGCTCGTTCGCGTTCGACGACGACTCGCCCGCCGGTGGCGTGGTCGTGGTGCCCCGCGTCGTCGTCGGACGTCGCGACGGCCGGACGTGGCTGACGACCGTGAGCACCGCGGGCGAGCTCGGCCCGGTCCCCCGGCTGTGCGACGTCGTGCCGCCCCGCACGGCACCCGTCGCCCCGGGCGACGTCACCTACACCGACGGCGCGGTCGACGCCGAGGCCTGGCTCGACGTGGTCGCGCGCGGCGTCGCCGCGATCCGCGCGGGCGAGGTGGACAAGGTGGTGCTCGCGCGCGACGTGCACGCGACCACCGAGCACCCGCTCGACGTGCGCTGGGCGCTGCACCGCCTGGCCGACCGCTACCGCTCCTGCTGGACGTTCAGCGTCGACGGCATGATCGGCGCCACCCCCGAGCTGCTCGTGCGCTCCGAGCGTGGTCTCGTCACCTCACGCGTGCTGGCCGGCACGATCCGGCGCACGGGCGACGACGACGCCGACATGGGGCGCGCCGCGATCCTCGCGCACTCGTCGAAGGACCTCGAGGAGCACGAGTACGCGGTGACGTCCGTCGCGCGGGCGCTCGCCCCGTTCTGCTCCTCGTCGAACGTCCCCGACGTGCCGTTCGTGCTGTCGCTGCCGAACGTGCTGCACCTCGCGTCCGACGTGACGGGCGTCCTCACCGCCCCGCAGGGCGACGAGGCGCACCCGTCGTCCCTGGCGCTGGCCGCCGCGCTGCACCCCACCGCCGCGGTGTGCGGCACGCCGACGCAGGCCGCCCGCGCGCTGATCTCGCGCATCGAGGGCATGGACCGCGGCCGCTACGCCGGCCCCGTCGGCTGGTTCGGCGCCGACGGCGACGGCGAGTGGGGCATCGCGCTGCGCTCCGCCGAGCTCGACCCCGTCGACCCGCGCCGCCTGCGGCTGTTCGCCGGCTGCGGCGTCGTCGCCGCGTCCGACCCGGCGGCCGAGCTCGCCGAGTCCCGCGCGAAGCTCGACCCCATGCGGCACGCGCTGTCCTGA
- a CDS encoding S1C family serine protease, whose product MTTTPEPRPAGTPDPRTTQPLPAADATQPLPPADAAPRLTPAQHWARYEAAQRAARQPVAVGAGATSATAPPAPGAPDNAPGTAFGLPAAPGHVPPGHVPPGGPSQVDPWAAPGSAEPRRRSRLWPWITSAAVVGLLVGGGAVTGVGLLDDGGTSGSERAASIAELGRSDSGEGPVEGSSVDNPDWQRVVAAVQASVVAIDVRTQAGGGQGSGVVIDDAGLVLTNDHVVAGAEGDVSVTLTDGRILEGEVVGTDASTDLAVVRLRDAPDDLEAATLGDSDEVTVGDPVMAVGNPLGLANTVTTGIVSAVDRPVSTRGTDGGSGAVTNAIQVDAAINPGNSGGPLFDATGRVIGITSSIATLSQASGSIGLGFAIPVNLAKDIAEQLIADGQAEHAFLGVSLSDGTATADGVTRRGAVVEAVTEGSPAAGAGVLQGDVVVAIDGRPVGGAESLTAFVRAMSSGDDATLTVVRDGAAVEVDVTLATRPDDIDAQQPGQGQPAPGDQGEQGTPDQGEDTMPGGMTPEELWQWLQERAGRG is encoded by the coding sequence ATGACCACCACGCCCGAGCCGCGCCCCGCCGGCACCCCGGACCCCCGCACCACCCAGCCGCTGCCCGCGGCGGACGCCACGCAGCCGCTGCCGCCCGCGGACGCTGCGCCGCGCCTGACGCCCGCGCAGCACTGGGCGCGGTACGAGGCGGCGCAGCGCGCCGCACGCCAGCCCGTCGCCGTCGGTGCCGGCGCGACCTCCGCGACCGCGCCGCCCGCGCCCGGCGCACCGGACAACGCCCCGGGCACCGCGTTCGGCCTGCCGGCCGCACCCGGTCACGTCCCGCCCGGTCACGTCCCGCCCGGAGGGCCGTCGCAGGTCGACCCGTGGGCCGCGCCGGGCTCCGCCGAGCCCCGCCGTCGCTCGCGCCTGTGGCCGTGGATCACCTCGGCCGCGGTCGTCGGCCTGCTGGTGGGCGGCGGCGCGGTCACGGGTGTCGGGCTCCTCGACGACGGCGGGACCTCCGGGTCGGAGCGCGCCGCGTCGATCGCCGAGCTCGGGCGCTCGGACTCCGGAGAGGGCCCCGTCGAGGGGTCGAGCGTCGACAACCCCGACTGGCAGCGGGTCGTGGCCGCCGTGCAGGCGTCGGTCGTCGCGATCGACGTGCGCACGCAGGCCGGCGGCGGTCAGGGCTCCGGCGTCGTCATCGACGACGCGGGACTCGTGCTGACCAACGACCACGTGGTGGCCGGCGCGGAGGGCGACGTGAGCGTCACCCTCACCGACGGCCGCATCCTCGAGGGCGAGGTCGTCGGCACGGACGCGAGCACGGACCTCGCGGTCGTCCGCCTGCGCGACGCGCCGGACGACCTCGAGGCCGCGACCCTGGGCGACTCCGACGAGGTCACCGTGGGGGACCCGGTCATGGCCGTGGGGAACCCGCTCGGACTGGCCAACACGGTCACCACCGGCATCGTCTCCGCGGTCGACCGTCCGGTCTCGACGCGCGGCACGGACGGCGGCAGCGGTGCGGTCACCAACGCGATCCAGGTCGACGCGGCGATCAACCCGGGAAACTCCGGCGGCCCGCTGTTCGACGCGACGGGCCGGGTCATCGGCATCACGTCGTCGATCGCCACGCTCAGCCAGGCGTCGGGGTCCATCGGGCTCGGGTTCGCGATCCCCGTGAACCTGGCGAAGGACATCGCCGAGCAGCTCATCGCGGACGGGCAGGCGGAGCACGCGTTCCTCGGTGTCTCGCTCTCCGACGGCACGGCCACGGCGGACGGCGTCACGCGACGTGGTGCGGTCGTCGAGGCGGTCACCGAGGGCTCGCCCGCGGCGGGAGCCGGGGTGCTGCAGGGTGACGTGGTGGTCGCGATCGACGGCCGGCCCGTCGGGGGTGCCGAGTCGCTCACCGCGTTCGTGCGGGCGATGTCGTCGGGTGACGACGCGACGCTGACGGTCGTGCGTGACGGCGCGGCGGTCGAGGTGGACGTGACCCTGGCGACGCGCCCCGACGACATCGACGCGCAGCAGCCCGGCCAGGGGCAGCCGGCACCCGGCGACCAGGGCGAGCAGGGCACGCCGGACCAGGGCGAGGACACCATGCCCGGTGGCATGACGCCCGAGGAGCTGTGGCAGTGGCTGCAGGAGCGCGCGGGCCGCGGCTGA